One part of the Chroogloeocystis siderophila 5.2 s.c.1 genome encodes these proteins:
- a CDS encoding class I SAM-dependent methyltransferase, which yields MKSSAKILQNEISKAQRILDKELANKSYLKVLEVGCGSCSRLHIAQNKNMVGIDISEKQLQRNNTLNEKIQGDIQSYNFPESSFDLIVCWWILEHLPQPEKALLNCQKALKEDGIIIIASPNVFSLKGIITKYTPHWFHVWSYRFIFGQQLAGIEDRAPFRTFLKSSISAAAIKKFAQDNELSVEYFSPYESPKQMRLRKTYFVTGFLWSSIKSITRLLSLGTIDAENTEYIAILKKTTNQHKTPSDKALETIAV from the coding sequence ATGAAAAGTTCTGCCAAAATATTACAAAATGAGATCAGCAAAGCACAGAGAATTCTTGACAAGGAACTAGCAAATAAAAGTTATTTAAAGGTGTTAGAAGTAGGCTGTGGCTCTTGTAGTCGCCTTCATATTGCGCAAAACAAGAATATGGTCGGTATTGATATTTCAGAGAAGCAACTTCAAAGAAACAACACTCTCAATGAAAAAATACAAGGTGATATACAAAGTTATAACTTCCCTGAATCTAGTTTTGATTTAATTGTATGCTGGTGGATTTTAGAGCATCTACCACAACCAGAAAAAGCTTTATTAAACTGCCAAAAAGCTCTCAAAGAGGATGGAATAATTATTATTGCTTCTCCTAATGTATTCTCATTAAAGGGAATCATTACAAAGTATACGCCTCATTGGTTTCATGTCTGGTCATATAGATTTATCTTTGGTCAGCAACTAGCAGGTATCGAAGATAGAGCACCTTTTCGCACTTTCTTAAAATCTTCTATTTCGGCAGCAGCAATTAAGAAATTTGCTCAAGACAACGAGCTTTCCGTTGAGTATTTTAGTCCTTATGAGTCGCCCAAACAAATGAGACTCCGAAAAACATATTTTGTTACAGGTTTCTTATGGTCGTCAATTAAGTCAATAACTAGGCTGCTAAGTTTAGGCACAATCGATGCAGAGAACACCGAGTACATCGCAATTTTGAAAAAGACAACAAACCAGCACAAAACACCATCTGATAAAGCTTTAGAAACTATAGCTGTTTAG
- a CDS encoding glycosyltransferase has translation MKTIQAVARYLPEKCGGIQIRLSELLPVLQAYGVESKIAAAQDGKHENTYIHNGIEVYRYPVFPQPKAEPNHGELLHGRFEYFERWLKEQKADIYHQHQWTPKCGLPHLRLAKELGMVTVVSIRLPNPVCQRETLMLNGQEVCDGKIDEVRCSHCCGVPSVISDSAIKKLAHTPLSISNIASKILHQFRKVPAPINNAATALLTPVSLPAYIAARRQGLLEMAKFADCIVTLSDRLYETLLLNDVPQEKLIICKTGVPDVFITSTQNVKKVANKALRVVFLGRWNRNKGIHILVEAIKSLPTELPIELTIYGSAVDDEKYREDIIQSIKDESRICVAETLTREELPFVLATYDILALPAQWFDVRPMSILEGYAAKLPVLGSDVGGVNELIKHNIDGLLLPPTDVKAWAEAFRQLSTNPNLLSKLRQGIQPIRTMSMEAIDTVNLYQSILEEKASQAKSSVSDRLNFTQVVGTM, from the coding sequence ATGAAAACTATTCAAGCTGTTGCTCGATACTTGCCAGAAAAATGTGGAGGAATTCAAATTCGTCTTAGCGAACTATTACCAGTTCTCCAAGCATATGGGGTAGAAAGTAAAATAGCAGCGGCTCAAGATGGTAAGCATGAGAATACTTACATACATAATGGAATAGAAGTATATCGCTATCCTGTGTTTCCTCAACCAAAAGCAGAACCAAATCATGGAGAATTATTACATGGTAGATTTGAGTATTTTGAACGTTGGTTGAAAGAACAAAAAGCGGATATTTATCATCAGCATCAATGGACTCCAAAATGTGGTTTACCGCATCTACGCCTTGCTAAAGAATTAGGTATGGTAACAGTTGTTTCAATTCGTTTACCTAATCCTGTTTGTCAGCGAGAAACTCTAATGCTAAATGGGCAAGAAGTATGTGACGGAAAAATAGACGAAGTAAGATGTAGTCATTGTTGCGGCGTGCCTTCAGTAATATCAGATAGCGCAATTAAAAAGTTAGCCCATACGCCTTTAAGTATAAGTAATATAGCAAGTAAAATACTACATCAATTTAGAAAAGTACCTGCACCAATCAATAATGCTGCAACAGCTTTGCTAACTCCTGTATCGCTGCCAGCTTATATAGCTGCTCGAAGACAGGGTTTATTAGAAATGGCAAAATTTGCCGATTGCATAGTGACGTTGAGCGATCGACTTTATGAAACACTGCTACTTAACGACGTTCCTCAAGAGAAGTTGATCATTTGTAAAACAGGCGTACCTGATGTTTTTATTACATCAACTCAAAACGTAAAAAAAGTAGCAAATAAAGCTTTACGAGTTGTGTTTTTGGGACGCTGGAACCGCAACAAGGGAATTCATATTTTAGTAGAAGCAATCAAATCTCTACCGACTGAGTTACCAATTGAACTAACAATTTATGGTAGTGCAGTTGATGATGAAAAATATCGAGAAGATATTATACAAAGTATTAAAGATGAATCACGTATTTGTGTTGCGGAAACCTTAACACGCGAAGAGTTACCCTTTGTTTTAGCAACATATGATATTTTAGCTTTGCCTGCACAATGGTTTGATGTAAGACCGATGTCCATTTTAGAAGGCTATGCTGCGAAGCTACCTGTTTTGGGTTCGGATGTAGGGGGCGTTAATGAACTTATCAAACACAATATTGATGGTTTGTTACTACCTCCTACTGATGTTAAAGCTTGGGCTGAAGCTTTTAGGCAACTATCTACTAACCCAAATTTATTATCTAAACTTCGCCAAGGAATTCAACCTATTCGGACTATGAGTATGGAGGCTATAGACACAGTAAATTTGTATCAAAGTATTTTAGAGGAAAAAGCGTCACAAGCAAAAAGTAGCGTCAGTGATAGACTAAATTTTACACAAGTTGTTGGAACGATGTAG
- a CDS encoding DUF1824 family protein, translating to MSNPQQSDLTVEAAQALLKDFNCIGGKLVTSEAEKILIRQAVLVVSRFSDYQILGICADTATQGIAALANYTKALGYQPKLDLTAVDGAVYIKFNPVTSLCYLNPYSGEHRGVLVSCHSPDSGTINEIYGHLPLDLFD from the coding sequence ATGTCTAACCCGCAGCAATCTGATCTTACTGTCGAAGCAGCGCAGGCACTTTTGAAGGACTTCAACTGTATTGGTGGTAAATTGGTAACTTCTGAAGCTGAAAAAATACTAATTCGTCAGGCTGTGTTGGTTGTCAGTCGTTTTTCTGATTACCAAATCTTGGGGATTTGTGCTGATACAGCAACACAAGGTATAGCAGCCTTGGCAAATTATACAAAAGCCTTAGGCTATCAGCCTAAGCTTGATTTAACTGCGGTTGATGGTGCTGTTTACATTAAATTTAATCCAGTGACCAGTTTGTGTTATCTCAATCCTTATTCTGGTGAACATCGAGGTGTTCTGGTGTCATGTCATTCTCCAGATTCAGGAACCATTAACGAGATTTACGGGCATCTGCCGCTAGATTTATTTGACTAG
- a CDS encoding pentapeptide repeat-containing protein: MKRFYRLAVVAFVFLLLVSFPTDARAASSSSISRGAATGEVIGKDYSGQNLQTAEFANADLEAANFSNADLRGVVFNGAKLMNANLHGADFTNGIAYIVDFTGADLSDAVMEEAMMLRSIFNDVEITGADFTNAVLDRAVVKKLCARASGVNSKTGVATRDSLGC, from the coding sequence ATGAAACGTTTCTATCGACTTGCAGTAGTTGCTTTCGTGTTCTTACTTCTTGTCAGCTTTCCTACGGATGCACGCGCAGCTAGTTCCTCGTCTATTTCACGTGGCGCGGCTACTGGAGAAGTTATCGGCAAAGATTACTCAGGGCAAAACTTGCAAACTGCTGAGTTTGCCAATGCAGATTTAGAAGCAGCCAATTTTAGTAATGCCGACTTGCGCGGTGTGGTATTTAATGGTGCAAAGTTGATGAACGCAAATTTGCATGGAGCCGATTTTACAAATGGTATTGCTTACATCGTTGACTTTACGGGGGCTGATTTAAGTGATGCTGTTATGGAAGAGGCGATGATGCTGCGTTCCATATTTAATGATGTTGAGATTACTGGTGCTGATTTTACAAATGCAGTTCTTGATAGAGCCGTGGTGAAAAAACTTTGCGCGCGAGCAAGTGGAGTTAATTCAAAAACAGGTGTAGCGACACGCGATTCGTTGGGTTGCTAA
- a CDS encoding glycosyltransferase — protein sequence MRIAFIVGIFPLLSETFVLNQITGLIDRGHEVDIYALRHPLSNCKMHPHVEKYNLLARTHYTPAIPSNVFWRYLKGFALLFTNFHKAPLICLRSLNFFKYGGAATSLKILYTAIPMLGQKPYDIIHCQFGCYALEILTLRDIGALQGKIVTSFRGWDISRYVKQYGDRVYDRLLATGDLFLPVCDFFRTWLVKHGGDSKRIITHRSGIDCNKFFFTPRYLNSDDSIQIVTVGRLVEKKGIKYSIEAVAQLSQTYKNIHYYIIGDGELKEELQRLIHAFGISHIVTLLGRKNQQEIIEILTNSHIFVAPSVTAQDGNQEGIPNTLKEAMAMGLPVVATRHSGIPELIEDSVSGFLVPERDADAIAQKLSYLIKHPETWADIGLAARKSVEAQYEIQKLNNELVDLYQKLLADKSVTYLPSGKSYYKVA from the coding sequence ATGAGAATTGCTTTTATTGTTGGGATTTTTCCTCTTTTGTCCGAAACTTTTGTTTTGAATCAAATTACTGGTTTAATCGATCGAGGACATGAGGTAGATATCTATGCTCTACGACATCCACTCTCTAATTGCAAGATGCATCCCCATGTAGAAAAATATAATCTTCTCGCTCGTACCCACTATACTCCTGCTATACCAAGTAACGTGTTTTGGCGTTACTTGAAAGGTTTTGCGTTACTCTTTACCAATTTTCACAAAGCTCCTTTAATTTGTTTGCGATCGCTTAATTTTTTCAAATATGGTGGCGCCGCAACTTCCTTAAAAATTTTGTATACTGCAATACCGATGCTTGGGCAAAAACCGTATGACATTATTCACTGTCAGTTTGGCTGCTACGCACTTGAAATTTTAACGCTGCGTGACATTGGAGCGTTACAGGGAAAAATTGTCACATCTTTTCGCGGTTGGGATATTAGCCGCTATGTCAAGCAATATGGCGATCGCGTTTATGATCGCCTTTTGGCTACTGGAGACTTATTTCTTCCTGTTTGCGACTTTTTCCGTACTTGGCTGGTTAAACATGGTGGTGATAGCAAGAGAATTATTACACACAGATCGGGAATTGACTGCAATAAGTTCTTCTTTACACCTCGGTATCTAAATTCTGATGACTCGATTCAAATTGTCACTGTAGGTCGCTTAGTTGAAAAAAAAGGCATAAAGTATAGCATTGAAGCTGTTGCTCAATTATCTCAAACATACAAAAATATCCATTACTACATTATTGGCGATGGTGAATTAAAAGAAGAGTTGCAGCGCCTGATTCACGCTTTTGGTATCAGCCATATTGTTACTTTACTTGGTCGAAAAAATCAGCAGGAGATTATTGAGATACTTACTAATTCACACATTTTTGTTGCTCCTAGTGTAACAGCGCAAGATGGAAATCAAGAGGGTATACCCAACACTTTGAAAGAAGCAATGGCAATGGGTTTACCAGTAGTTGCAACTAGACATAGCGGTATTCCTGAGTTAATAGAAGATAGTGTTTCTGGGTTTTTGGTTCCTGAGCGTGATGCTGATGCGATCGCCCAAAAATTAAGTTATCTGATTAAACATCCAGAAACATGGGCAGATATCGGTTTAGCTGCTCGAAAATCTGTAGAAGCTCAATATGAAATACAAAAACTTAACAATGAGCTAGTTGACCTTTATCAAAAATTACTTGCAGATAAATCAGTTACTTATCTTCCTTCTGGTAAATCATATTATAAAGTAGCTTAA
- a CDS encoding sulfotransferase family protein has product MEKSKNEAPKKTMIFIVGTSRSGTTLMRQILSKHSNVYISKETHYFDDLRVKMSGREQKPLSSQEIQVTEDYFLALTHKAYEAKGDPEQGWMDRMKLRSLAQQIGCGTDSYFEAYCQLCAQNKNKTIFGEKTPRHIFKIAEILNRYPDAKVICMVRNPGGVIASYRDFWKSQWRSDSSSKSLTEKRRIKNSYNLIIISLIWKAALNAALKARAQFGESRVYIQQFENLVTCPESSLKSLTNWLSLDYEPSMHTVGLVNSSYSNSWSNGSGLSSEPAYRWQEKLSDAEVAIFQFCCGQQLLKAGYTKQPVRLPFLLILWLWITLPFAGSRALLANTNRINNIPQYVWRRLRLVIS; this is encoded by the coding sequence ATGGAAAAAAGTAAAAATGAAGCACCAAAAAAGACCATGATATTCATCGTTGGAACATCTCGTTCTGGCACAACTTTAATGAGGCAAATTCTTAGCAAACATTCAAACGTTTACATCTCTAAAGAAACTCATTATTTTGATGATTTACGTGTCAAAATGTCTGGACGAGAGCAAAAACCATTATCTTCTCAAGAGATACAAGTTACTGAAGATTACTTTCTTGCTCTAACCCATAAGGCATATGAAGCAAAAGGAGATCCGGAGCAAGGTTGGATGGATCGTATGAAGTTACGTTCTTTAGCTCAGCAAATAGGCTGTGGAACAGATTCGTATTTTGAGGCATATTGCCAGCTTTGCGCTCAGAACAAAAACAAAACTATATTTGGAGAAAAAACACCAAGACATATCTTTAAAATAGCTGAAATTTTAAACCGCTATCCTGATGCAAAAGTTATTTGTATGGTTCGTAACCCAGGAGGCGTCATTGCTTCCTATCGTGACTTTTGGAAGAGTCAATGGAGATCTGATAGTAGTAGCAAGTCACTTACAGAAAAACGAAGAATAAAGAACTCGTATAATTTGATAATTATTAGTTTAATTTGGAAAGCGGCTCTTAATGCAGCACTCAAGGCACGTGCTCAATTTGGGGAAAGCCGTGTTTACATTCAGCAATTTGAAAACTTAGTTACCTGTCCTGAGTCATCGCTTAAATCCTTAACAAACTGGCTATCTTTAGATTATGAACCCTCGATGCATACAGTTGGTTTAGTAAATAGCTCGTACTCAAACTCTTGGAGTAATGGTTCTGGTTTGTCTAGTGAACCAGCATATCGCTGGCAAGAAAAACTTAGTGATGCAGAAGTTGCAATTTTTCAATTTTGCTGTGGACAGCAGTTGCTAAAAGCAGGCTATACAAAACAGCCAGTTCGTCTTCCATTTCTTCTAATTCTTTGGCTATGGATAACTTTACCTTTTGCTGGATCACGAGCTTTATTAGCTAATACAAATAGAATTAATAATATACCTCAATATGTTTGGCGGCGATTACGTTTAGTGATTAGCTAA
- a CDS encoding GAF domain-containing protein: protein MGVPAKVIKSRKPSEQAITSIPEDVATNDNPLSVSLSRSLAEVERTSQQKLQYPSPKDSAIAVTLQNLLYKLLECTGKAMNVTTVTVLLRTEDQQHLEVCASVGLEDEIAAGIKIPFGRGFAGRVAVNCQPMIVEDISTIEIFSPILRNKGLRSILGVPLQINGQVVGVFHVGTTLPRQFTSDEIKLIRLMANCIAFLVTRAEITLANVSQASEGLYWWSNLACLLNPLWQHHCNSFTHGKYA, encoded by the coding sequence GTGGGTGTACCTGCTAAGGTGATTAAAAGCCGAAAGCCAAGCGAACAAGCCATAACAAGTATCCCAGAAGATGTTGCTACAAACGATAATCCGTTGTCTGTATCGCTGAGCCGGAGTTTGGCTGAAGTAGAGAGAACTTCTCAACAGAAGTTGCAATATCCATCCCCTAAAGATAGTGCGATCGCTGTGACTCTACAAAACTTACTGTACAAGTTACTCGAATGCACTGGTAAAGCTATGAATGTCACCACAGTCACAGTTCTACTGCGAACCGAGGATCAGCAACATCTGGAAGTATGTGCCTCTGTTGGACTTGAAGATGAGATTGCAGCAGGAATTAAAATTCCGTTTGGGCGGGGTTTTGCTGGTCGCGTTGCAGTTAATTGCCAACCAATGATAGTAGAAGATATATCAACAATAGAGATTTTTAGTCCAATTCTCCGCAATAAGGGACTGCGATCAATACTTGGTGTTCCCTTGCAGATTAATGGACAAGTAGTTGGAGTATTTCATGTTGGTACGACTCTTCCGCGTCAATTCACTAGCGATGAAATTAAACTTATACGGCTTATGGCAAACTGTATCGCGTTTCTAGTTACTCGTGCTGAGATAACATTGGCTAATGTATCTCAAGCTTCAGAAGGATTATACTGGTGGTCTAATTTGGCTTGTTTATTAAATCCATTGTGGCAGCATCATTGCAATTCTTTTACACACGGTAAATATGCATAA
- a CDS encoding alkaline phosphatase family protein: protein MKTPVIAIGLDAADNSLIEAWMSQGHLKNLCRLRQQGTYTHLRNFDHYRAETPWTTFLTGCSPQKTGYWAPVKLRQGSYDITEIGAYDFTEYPPFYALNEDYRVAIFDVPHSRPSEQVNGIQVHAWGAHSPLAATESQPPQLLHELERQHGKHPTLHKDFASCLDISALHRLSQGLITGISRRAAICQDLLQRESWDLFLTAFGETHSAAHYFWHLSQPDHPLYSLLADTTDDPLLAVFKAVDQAIGEIVAQVPENAYVLVFSGHGMGSNVMDLPSMVFLPELLYRINFPGRIGIAAGELGTPLTPPLITGRAKRGSLGALWSLKCDRNPLRSFLRKNTPGKIFGRLEPYLNFQQPDLVSPFQLQQQSEPLYYQPALWYKPLWSQMKAFALPSFSEGYIRINLQGREPAGIVTTAEYEAVCDELSQHLYRLIDARTGKPMVKQVIRTRQDATDKDPKLPDADLVVIWQEEHATDVVDSPSFGRIGPVPYFRTGSHRSRGFFLAKGPDIVPGSSLPVGHALDLAPTILNLMGAAIPEYCEGKSMLKTASALVG, encoded by the coding sequence ATGAAGACTCCTGTAATTGCTATTGGCTTGGATGCAGCAGATAATTCACTCATTGAGGCATGGATGTCTCAAGGTCATCTCAAAAATCTTTGTCGCCTTCGCCAGCAGGGAACTTATACCCATTTACGCAATTTTGACCACTACAGAGCCGAGACGCCCTGGACAACTTTTTTGACAGGTTGTTCTCCGCAGAAAACAGGTTATTGGGCACCTGTAAAATTGCGTCAAGGCAGCTATGACATTACAGAAATTGGCGCTTATGATTTTACGGAATATCCTCCGTTTTATGCGCTCAACGAAGATTACCGAGTTGCAATTTTTGACGTACCGCACTCCCGACCCAGCGAACAAGTCAACGGGATACAGGTTCATGCTTGGGGAGCGCACTCTCCCTTAGCAGCGACCGAATCACAACCTCCACAACTGTTGCACGAGCTAGAACGTCAACATGGTAAACATCCCACCTTACACAAAGATTTTGCTAGCTGTTTAGATATTTCTGCTTTGCACCGCCTCAGTCAAGGGCTGATAACAGGAATCTCTCGTCGCGCTGCTATTTGTCAAGATCTACTTCAACGAGAATCATGGGACTTATTTTTAACAGCCTTTGGTGAAACGCATTCAGCAGCACATTATTTCTGGCATCTCAGTCAACCCGATCATCCCTTGTACTCATTACTAGCCGATACGACTGACGATCCTCTACTCGCAGTTTTCAAAGCTGTGGATCAAGCGATCGGCGAAATCGTAGCACAAGTACCGGAGAATGCTTATGTCTTGGTGTTTTCTGGACATGGCATGGGTAGCAATGTCATGGATCTTCCCAGTATGGTGTTTCTACCAGAACTACTGTATCGAATTAACTTTCCAGGTCGGATAGGAATAGCTGCAGGCGAATTAGGAACACCTCTTACACCACCATTAATAACAGGACGAGCTAAGCGAGGTTCTCTCGGAGCACTTTGGAGTCTAAAATGCGATCGCAACCCACTGCGAAGCTTCTTGCGGAAAAATACTCCAGGTAAAATCTTTGGTCGCTTAGAGCCATATCTTAACTTCCAACAACCAGATTTAGTTTCTCCATTTCAATTGCAGCAGCAATCTGAGCCTCTGTACTATCAACCCGCACTTTGGTATAAACCTTTGTGGTCGCAAATGAAAGCGTTTGCACTACCAAGCTTTTCTGAAGGGTACATTCGGATTAATCTACAAGGAAGAGAACCCGCAGGAATTGTTACAACCGCCGAATATGAAGCAGTATGCGATGAACTGAGCCAACATCTGTATCGGCTCATCGATGCGCGCACGGGTAAGCCAATGGTCAAACAGGTAATTCGTACGCGTCAAGATGCCACTGATAAAGATCCTAAGTTACCTGATGCTGATTTAGTCGTGATTTGGCAAGAAGAACACGCAACTGATGTAGTTGATAGCCCTTCTTTTGGAAGGATTGGTCCCGTTCCCTATTTCCGCACAGGTAGCCATCGTTCTAGAGGCTTTTTCTTAGCAAAAGGTCCAGATATTGTTCCTGGTTCTAGTTTACCAGTAGGTCATGCACTCGATTTAGCACCGACAATCCTTAACCTTATGGGTGCTGCAATTCCTGAATATTGTGAAGGTAAATCAATGTTGAAAACAGCTTCTGCGTTAGTCGGCTAA
- a CDS encoding O-antigen ligase family protein yields MKPCNFEEKVIWYSILGTYGFYFTGLLYYVPPAIAWILACYLIKKAWLQKDNAFETGKIAIPWEVWVWIIAMAAIEFATIFGHADFNLGRASLIKATFGWAKGWALLAIFPLIGCLSIRPKLVCRAVCLLCLQSLIYLTFCYVASLVSLNISYTAPLNFFGGARLGFFVTFYTIENGWLRLPLFAPWATVVGFVGNVFLPLCLLEKNRRLRWIGIVTSILMCWFSGSRVNMLALPTAWIATQILSSFQRPFLWLTAGFSSLVTGLLAPSLINAIASFKDWMRSLRANSNSDREALDRIAIRRWAEAPITGHGVTDSGPSRIVDVNIGTHNNWTGLLFINGIVGVLALGVSLSCSFISLVVRSQESQTAKSALQILLIIFCNTFVDSLNMTAYLVAPGLIFLGTVFREPLLKQEKRLVLPISS; encoded by the coding sequence ATGAAACCTTGTAATTTTGAAGAGAAAGTCATTTGGTATTCTATTCTGGGTACTTACGGGTTCTATTTTACTGGCTTACTTTACTACGTTCCACCCGCGATCGCTTGGATACTCGCTTGTTATCTGATTAAAAAGGCGTGGCTGCAAAAAGACAACGCATTTGAAACTGGTAAGATCGCTATCCCTTGGGAAGTTTGGGTATGGATTATTGCAATGGCAGCGATAGAATTTGCCACTATTTTTGGTCATGCCGATTTCAATTTGGGAAGAGCAAGTCTCATAAAAGCTACGTTCGGTTGGGCTAAAGGATGGGCACTTCTAGCCATATTTCCTCTCATTGGTTGCCTAAGTATTAGACCAAAGTTAGTGTGCCGTGCAGTTTGTCTATTATGTCTTCAATCCCTCATTTATCTTACTTTTTGCTATGTAGCATCATTAGTTAGTCTCAATATTTCTTATACTGCTCCCCTCAACTTTTTTGGTGGAGCAAGGTTAGGTTTTTTCGTAACTTTTTATACCATTGAAAATGGTTGGCTTCGCCTTCCTTTATTTGCCCCATGGGCTACTGTTGTTGGGTTTGTTGGCAATGTATTTTTACCTTTATGTCTTTTAGAAAAAAATCGACGACTGCGATGGATTGGAATTGTTACCTCAATTTTAATGTGCTGGTTTTCTGGTTCTAGAGTCAATATGTTAGCTTTACCTACAGCTTGGATCGCTACTCAGATTTTGTCTAGTTTTCAGCGCCCATTTCTTTGGCTAACAGCTGGTTTTTCCAGTTTAGTTACTGGATTATTAGCACCAAGTTTAATTAATGCGATCGCATCATTTAAAGATTGGATGCGGAGTTTACGTGCCAATTCTAACAGCGATCGCGAAGCTTTAGACAGAATTGCTATCCGACGTTGGGCAGAAGCCCCAATTACTGGTCATGGTGTTACCGATTCAGGTCCTAGTAGAATTGTAGATGTTAATATTGGCACTCATAATAATTGGACTGGTTTACTATTTATTAATGGGATTGTTGGTGTTTTAGCTCTTGGCGTGTCTTTATCATGTAGCTTTATAAGCTTAGTTGTTCGTTCCCAAGAAAGCCAAACGGCTAAAAGTGCCCTTCAGATTCTTCTAATTATATTTTGCAATACGTTTGTTGATAGCCTCAACATGACTGCCTATCTCGTAGCTCCTGGTTTAATTTTTCTTGGTACTGTCTTTCGGGAACCTTTACTGAAACAGGAAAAGAGATTGGTATTACCAATTTCTAGTTAA
- a CDS encoding GumC family protein, whose protein sequence is MTETLRIPRFVPTKLNWKALNYLGLGIVNATIWGIAFFYLQTAPRTYTSSWTVALPKGGEQANVNLPGIGTASSSAQSPYSSKYDDPRANYQYIATTQPVLQVAASKLNMDVDDFGEPRIKLMDDTMLLQFEFEGTTPNEAQLKSLALHEALEERLNELRTQEAAQKDVRLQSALSTAGQKLKEAQQRLSTFQARSELNSDNQIAQLSSNIEALRKEQVQIIAQHQLSDARLQQLSTTLELSPQQAAEAFNLQTDPYFQQILSDNGKSSATLVDLNSRLTPNNPSVINEQEKQAASQTAMLARSQALLNKPVTVEYLEQLNLNNSPSRQQLLHTLVSVQADKQGLQSQALELDRQMGILENRLKALTQQQIVENNLRRDVQIAEAIFSSTITQLDLRSSDVFGSYPQIQLIEEPSLPTSPSSPKSFYVFAGASFASLFLTTGLILFGLSQSPSRLPRQVEPA, encoded by the coding sequence ATGACAGAAACTTTAAGAATTCCTCGTTTTGTGCCTACAAAATTAAATTGGAAGGCTTTGAATTATCTAGGTTTGGGTATAGTCAATGCGACTATTTGGGGCATCGCTTTTTTTTATTTGCAAACTGCACCACGCACATACACGAGTTCTTGGACAGTTGCCTTGCCTAAAGGCGGTGAGCAAGCTAATGTTAACTTACCTGGGATTGGAACCGCTTCTTCATCTGCTCAGTCGCCATACAGTAGTAAATATGACGATCCCCGCGCCAACTATCAATATATCGCTACAACCCAGCCTGTACTACAAGTTGCAGCTAGCAAGCTGAATATGGATGTAGATGACTTTGGCGAACCTCGAATCAAGCTTATGGATGATACAATGCTTCTCCAGTTTGAATTTGAGGGAACCACCCCCAATGAAGCACAGCTAAAATCTTTAGCTCTGCATGAAGCTTTAGAGGAAAGACTCAACGAACTCAGAACTCAAGAAGCGGCTCAAAAAGATGTTAGGCTACAATCTGCCCTTTCTACGGCAGGGCAAAAGCTAAAAGAAGCTCAGCAACGCCTTTCTACTTTCCAAGCTCGTTCGGAATTAAACTCTGACAATCAAATTGCCCAGCTTTCTTCTAATATTGAAGCATTGCGCAAAGAGCAAGTTCAAATAATCGCGCAACATCAATTGTCAGACGCTCGTTTGCAGCAACTGTCAACGACTTTAGAGCTATCACCGCAACAAGCGGCAGAGGCTTTTAACCTGCAAACTGATCCCTACTTTCAACAAATTTTAAGTGACAACGGGAAGTCTAGTGCTACTTTAGTCGATTTAAACTCGCGATTGACACCCAATAATCCGTCAGTGATTAACGAGCAAGAGAAACAAGCAGCTTCTCAGACAGCAATGTTAGCACGCAGTCAGGCATTGCTTAATAAACCCGTAACGGTAGAATACTTAGAGCAACTTAACCTCAATAACAGCCCATCGCGACAGCAGTTGCTACATACGTTAGTTTCAGTGCAAGCAGATAAACAAGGACTACAGTCGCAAGCACTCGAATTGGATAGACAAATGGGAATACTTGAGAATCGGCTCAAAGCTTTGACGCAGCAACAAATTGTAGAAAACAACCTCCGGCGAGATGTACAAATTGCAGAAGCAATCTTCTCCTCAACAATTACTCAACTCGATCTTCGCAGTTCTGATGTCTTTGGTTCTTATCCTCAGATTCAATTAATCGAAGAACCAAGCTTACCAACATCGCCGAGTTCGCCTAAATCATTCTATGTTTTTGCAGGTGCTAGCTTTGCTTCTCTATTTTTGACTACTGGACTCATACTCTTCGGGCTAAGTCAGTCCCCATCAAGACTTCCTAGACAAGTTGAGCCTGCTTAA